A DNA window from Hevea brasiliensis isolate MT/VB/25A 57/8 chromosome 2, ASM3005281v1, whole genome shotgun sequence contains the following coding sequences:
- the LOC110644604 gene encoding RAN GTPase-activating protein 1, with product MDSTTQTFQHRTLHVKLWPPSQSTRLMLVERMTKNLITPSIISRKYGVLSKEEAEEDAKTIEESAFAAADQHYQKEPDGDGSSAVQVYAKESSKLMLEVLKRGPRMKEDGEAAAAEKSAAVHADLFDISGGRRAFISAEEAEDLLKPLKEPGNTYTKICFSNRSFGLDAAGVAEPILSSIRDQLTEVDLSDFVAGRPEPEALEVMNIFSSALEGCNLRYLNLSNNALGEKGVRAFGSLLKSQNNLEELYLINDGISEEAARAVCELIPSTEKLKVLQFHNNMTGDEGAIAIADIVKLSTMLEDFRCSSTRIGSDGGVVLAGALGKCSHLRKLDLRDNMFGVEAGLALSKSLVAFGDLTEVYLSYLNLEDDGAEALANALKESAPSLEVLEMAGNDITAKGASSLADCIAAKQFLSKLNLSENELKDEGAILIAKAIESGHGQLSEVDLSSNSIRRAGARLLGQTVVLKPGFKLLNINGNFISDEGIDEVKDIFKNLHGVLGPLDENDPEGEDLDEEAKEEDADNEDELELKLKGLEIKHDE from the coding sequence ATGGATTCTACAACACAAACGTTCCAACACCGAACTCTTCATGTCAAATTGTGGCCGCCTAGTCAGAGTACTAGGCTAATGCTTGTAGAGCGGATGACGAAAAATCTTATCACTCCATCTATTATTTCCAGAAAGTATGGTGTTTTGAGTAAAGAAGAGGCTGAGGAGGATGCCAAGACAATTGAAGAGTCAGCATTTGCTGCTGCAGACCAACACTATCAGAAAGAGCCAGATGGTGATGGAAGTTCTGCGGTGCAGGTTTACGCCAAAGAGTCCAGTAAGCTCATGCTGGAAGTTCTTAAAAGGGGCCCTAGAATGAAGGAGGATGGAGAGGCAGCAGCGGCTGAGAAAAGTGCTGCTGTGCATGCAGATCTATTTGATATATCTGGTGGTCGACGAGCATTTATCAGTGCAGAGGAGGCTGAGGATCTTTTAAAACCACTTAAGGAGCCAGGAAACACATATACTAAGATCTGTTTCAGCAATAGAAGTTTTGGATTGGATGCTGCTGGTGTTGCAGAGCCAATCTTGTCATCAATAAGGGATCAATTAACAGAAGTAGATTTATCTGACTTTGTTGCAGGAAGGCCAGAGCCAGAAGCTCTTGAAGTCATGAATATATTTTCTTCGGCCCTGGAGGGTTGTAACTTGAGGTATCTGAACCTTTCAAACAATGCCTTGGGTGAAAAGGGTGTAAGGGCTTTTGGGTCACTCCTTAAATCACAGAATAACCTGGAGGAGCTTTATCTGATAAATGATGGTATCTCAGAGGAAGCTGCTCGTGCAGTTTGTGAGCTAATCCCTTCCACTGAGAAGCTCAAGGTCCTTCAGTTTCACAATAACATGACAGGTGATGAAGGTGCAATTGCTATTGCTGACATTGTGAAACTATCTACTATGTTGGAGGATTTTCGATGTTCTTCAACAAGGATAGGCTCAGATGGTGGTGTTGTATTGGCTGGAGCACTTGGAAAATGTAGTCATTTGAGGAAGCTTGATCTGCGTGACAATATGTTTGGAGTGGAAGCTGGACTTGCTTTGAGTAAGTCTCTTGTTGCATTTGGAGATCTTACTGAGGTTTACCTCAGTTATCTAAATTTGGAGGATGACGGGGCAGAAGCACTTGCCAACGCTCTAAAAGAGTCTGCACCTTCACTTGAAGTTCTTGAAATGGCTGGTAATGATATTACTGCCAAAGGAGCTTCTTCTTTGGCAGACTGTATTGCAGCAAAACAATTTCTCAGCAAGTTAAACCTTTCTGAGAATGAACTTAAGGATGAAGGTGCCATTTTGATTGCCAAGGCAATAGAGAGTGGTCATGGCCAGTTAAGTGAAGTTGATTTGAGCTCTAACTCAATCAGAAGGGCTGGGGCAAGGCTCTTGGGACAGACTGTTGTGCTTAAGCCTGGATTTAAATTGCTAAATATAAATGGTAATTTTATATCTGATGAAGGGATTGATGAGGTGAAGGATATATTCAAGAATTTGCATGGTGTGCTAGGGCCTTTGGATGAGAATGATCCAGAAGGTGAAGATCTTGATGAGGAGGCGAAAGAAGAGGATGCAGATAATGAAGATGAATTGGAATTGAAACTCAAGGGGCTTGAAATCAAGCATGATGAATAG